ccagtatctaTTCGAATATGCCTTCAGAGTCTCACCCTCCCGTATGGACATAGATAATAAAAATCCTAGAGGCCGAGGAACCCTGTTGCAAGTAATAAAACAAGCACCAAAAGCCCGGGTGAGTTTCTTGAAGGAGTCAATAAAGTTCGCCCTCAAatcgttgaaccacctcatcgccacagggcccaagctagatgggaagaccttacacatcaaggcctcatctTTGGAGTAAATAGTCATCCTTTGACTGAAATGGCTGACGTGTTCTACCGGTTTGTCCGAACATTATAAATGGTGAATGTGGGTTGGTGAAATCGTCAAAGAAGTATCGCGTACTCTATGTTCCGTGTGAAGGGTGATTTAGAAACTTGACTAAGCACCTTGTCCATGGCATCGTTCCCCAAGCCTTTGCAAGGCGGGCTTTTGTACCTTCGTCTACGATGGTGCTCTTCTTCATAGGTAAAGGTCTCGCTAGGCGGAATTCTGGATCTCCGTCGGTAACAAGCAATATCTATCTCTTCAGAGGACGATTCGGAACTGGACGGTGAACGTCTTCACCGATCATGACGTAACTCTCTCTTCAACTCGTCGATTTCATGTTGCATGTCCCTGTCATTCTTTGAATGTGAAACATGACTCTTCCCTCGAGATTGACTTTTACTGGTATGAGTTgtgtgcacacttccctcacggcCCTCTCTCTGTTCGTGGCTCCTGCGTGGATTGCCATGCTGGGAACCCCTTGATTCTGCTTAATGTAGATTAACATCTATCTGATGTGGTTCTACTGTTGCTTGGTGTGGATCTGCCTCCTCCATCGTGAATGTTGTAACCGAATCTCCTTTAAACTAGATTAAGCTCTtctcacagacggcgccaattgtaagtaCTGAAATTGGATTGGTCCCAAAACAGGATTGGGCTCAAACCCAAGCGgcctaaacaataaatttgtagagcgtggatggaagaactagatctattctagaagaaaaacgattaaatttggtaatttaagaCTGTTAGACACAAGTAAGATTCGAAAATCTATCCTCAGAATAGCTCAAAGAGTTTGTATTATATTGTCTTGTTGAACAATAAAGTTATACAAGAGTCACAGTCCTGTTCTTAGATCatccttttactttttctcaTCCTCTCCCTCTTTAGTACATCTTTCCATGTTATATATTTCAGTCTTGGTATCGCCCCTACCATACATTtgtaggttagattcggggAACTCCTTTCTGTTCCATCTAACACttcccagaaccatcaactagtagctgtaaagctacttgatcactgttcagacgtcacttccacattaatgcagtcaGAGAGTTGGTTAAAAGTCATTTAATGTGGAGATAGcaattttttgaagatatttgttgcccttCTCCTTTCTTATCCATTGTCCGACATCTAACTCTTAGTGATGATGTAACTCTAAAGTAAGTCCATGATAATATGACACTCGAATTGACCTCAGACACATGTTGCCGAGATGGTTTTTATCCTCGGACGCTTGTTGGACTTATCTCATATTATCTCTACTCCACTCTTCACTCCGGTCTCCTTATAATCTTATCTGGCCTCGTCGAATGGTCTAACGTCCTCAAATCgggccataggcccagttaGTACTGCCTGAACAGTACTTCGTGATTAACTGACCCCCACAGTGATGTAATGAAGGTgacataatatattttgtaattttaaattacggtaatattaaaaaaattaaattaaccaaACACCGTAATGTGACATTAAAGTAATGTGCACCACATCAAAAGTTTTGATAAATACAATAGAAGGCAAGTTTCACCATTtgttttaaactattttatgaTCTATTATAatctttactttttaatataaaaaagttgGTCTTACACGATGTAAATTCTGACATgtaccttaaaatttttttttattcatttacatTTACCATCAATTTTCTTATtcaattttgattatatattgaaatattttctttagttgCCAGAAAAGCTTcaataaaattgtgtataaatatTATTGGAAAGGAAATTTTCAGGAGAGAGAAGGCTATATTATTCTTCTAGTCAACTTGAAAAGAATGTGGCTTCACTGCAATCATATCAGCTTCAGATGAAAGTTGCAATCTTGCTTTCTTCAAATGCAAATTTAAAGAATccaacatcatatatataagcCTGCCTTCAGGATGATCTCTATGTTCAACTGTAAATATATGAGTCTTCCCTTTTACTTGAACGAGGCTTTGTCCAGGAGATTTTCTCACTTTGTTAGATTTCATCATTGTTCTTATTGCCGCAACCCCATCCCACCTTCCTTTTGATGCATATATGTTAGCCATCTCCGCATATGGAACCGCCACCTGGGGCTCCAATTCAAAGAGACGATGTGACACATATTCACCAATCTCTACATTACGGTGAACCTTGCAAGCACCAAGCAATGCACCCCATATGCCCGCATCAGGCTTGATAGGCATGAGGTGAATGAACTCCAGTGCTTCCTTTAGGTTTCCTCTTCGTCCAAGAAGATCTACCATACAGGAATAATGGTCTACTCCAggatttatattatattttctagtcATCATACCAAAGTACTCCCACCCTTTCTCAAGCAAACCTCCATGACTACAAGCTTGAAGAGCAGCAAGAAATGTAATGTGATTTGGTTTCAATCCCAACTCCACCATTTGAGAGAAAAGGTTCAAAGCTTCTGTAAAATCTCCATTTAAAGCACAACCTGCAATCATAGTTGTCCAAGAGACAAGACTTCTCACAGGAATGGCATAGAAGAGATCTCGAGCATCATTTATACAACCACACTTTGCATACATGTCAATGAATGCATTGCAAATGATTAGATTATCTTTTAATCCATTTGAAATAGAATAGTTATCAATCCATTTTCCAAGCTCAAGTGCCCCTATTTGTCCACAACCTGAGATCAAAGAAAGCATGGTAACTAAATCTGGTATATCACCAGCGGCTTCCATGGCATTAAACAAGGTCAATGCCTCATTCATATCCCCTTTTTCAGCATAAATACTAATCATAACAGTCCATGAAACACAAGTTCTATCAGACATGCTGTCAAACAAAAATCTTGCAGAATCGACATCTCCACACTTGGAGTACATAGAGACAAGAGTATTGACCACACATATATAGAGATCACAACCCAATTTGATTCCATGAGAATGAATCAGCATACCTTGAAATAGTGCCTCCGGTTGCACACATGATGAAAGTAGACTAACAATGGTGCTTAAATCAGGTCTAAATCCTTCATGCAGCATGCATTTGTAATAATTAACAGCGCCAACGAAATTCGCAAAATTTGCACACCCTGCAATCATGGAGTTCCAGGAGACAACAGTCCTTGTAACTATGTCAATTTCATTAAATACCACCTCTGCCAACCCCAAGTCACCGCATTTGGCATACGCAGCAATCCAAGTGTTAGCAAGCAGAACATCAACATCTATGCCAATTTGAATTGCAAACGAATGAAGTGATTTCACCAATTTCAAACTCTTTGTATGCAAAACTGCCCGAGTTAACCCCATGACTGTAACCGAGTCAGGCTGAATCCCTGAAAACTTCATATCATGCAAAAGATGTGACACTCTATCAAGAAAACCCGATTGAGCAAACCCATGAAGTATTGCATTCCAAGAAGCCACATCCCTCATGGACATCCTCACAAACAAATTGTACGCATCATCTAACTGATTGCATTTGACATACATGTCAACCATTGCTGTCTGCACAAAGACATCGGACCAAAATGGAGATTTCATGACATGGCTGTGAATGATTTGGGAACATTTGAAATTGGAGACCTTGGTACACGCTTTTGCTAGAAAGGGGAATGTCCAATTGTTTGGTTCCATGCCATTTTGCTTCATTTAACGGAAGAGAGTGAGGGCTTTGTGAGCATAACCATGGTTCACAGCTTCTCTGATGCTGGAGTTCCATTGACTGATGGTTGAGAAATTCAAAAACTGGTTGAGAAAGGGAGTAACAGGATGTTTGACCATTTCTCATTGTTTTGGTGGTGCAGAAAGATTAATGTGGAACACAACTGTGATGATGCACTTTCTCTTGGACCCTGCTTACAGCCATATAATGATAGAATTAAAATGAATTCACATAGATAGAATTCCAATTAAAAGATTTGCAACTTCAATTCACCTGCTTGAAATAAATAGGaaatcaacaaaattcaaatcaattaaTTACATTTCAACATCAAGGCTAACTTTATAAATATACCTTCTGATACTGAAATCAATATAGGTTTTTACAACATACTAATTTTGAAATACtataatttcattgaaaaaaaaggtCTGTTtgtgttactttatttatttatttattttttttttttgggaaggggtggggggggggtggtttaTAGGTGCCCTAGTACTTTTACacagcttattttttaaaacaaaagaatatcTTCTTTGGAAGCCTAAGGTTAAGGCAAAGCCCAAGAACAGGTATCTGTAGTAGTAAATTAGGCTTTTCTATTTCATCTTATGTTTTATTTGGTTATTCTAGAGACaagtatttttgtaattctgtAAATGTGTTGGGTATGGGCCATAGTTGTGGGCcttggattttattgtattcaaaaGTCTTATTTAGTTTATGAGACTTTATGTGTGGCCTTTGGCATGATTCAATTAAGGTAGTAGTCCTAATTTTATTAGAAGTTAAGAGTTACCATCTACATAAGTGTGTTATTACAGTCAAGCAAGGAGtgaatcaataaaatttgagtgTTTTTTAGTATTGACGCAtgtaacctctctctctctaatgtaAAACCTGGACAcacaaccaccccccccccaaaaaccTTAACCCACCACAAGCACATACAGACAACTCCCCAATTTGTTCTACATCAATTTGATACTAGATCCAAAATCATACTACAAGTTCTctgctgaaatttttttcccaccaACTACTCAACAAATTTCTCATCCAAGATAATAGTAACTCAAAGAATTGGATTCCAGAATTAAGCCTTTTGCTAAGACTATTAAGCTACAAAGAAGTCTTTGAATAAGTTGAACAAGAAGGTGAATTCAATAAAATACTCAAAGAATTATCCACTATGAAACAAAGTTTGGATAGGCTGTCAGCCATTGTTCTCGATAAAATTTCTGTTGAAACCACCATTGATCAAGACCctaaatcattaaaataatgttCAGGTTCTGCCCATATGTTTCCCTCAAGCTCAATGtctttttcttccttaaatTCCTATGGACCAAGCACTAGCCAGGTGCCCCCACAGCAAACAAAATCCAATGTTGGGTTCACACATTAAGATGCTGGCTTTATGAAAAGAATCAGCCTTATCATCCACCATTACTCTGGTCTCAAGAAGAAGATTGGTTGATATGGATAGGGATATTAAATTAGAAGttagtgatatatatattttccattaGAACAACTGGTGAACTTtgtcacaagtcacaacactCTACGATGCATAATCAGTGACTGGAAGATAGACTGGTGTGAAAACTGTGACCCAAGAGGACCCAGAGTATTTGGATCCCCAAAAGTGAATCTCATGGTGAATATTTAACTATGGATACATTCCCTTCACTGAGGGACTTATCTTGGAGTGACCACTTACTTTtacaaatgataaaatttaagaaaaattcttaaaaactATATTAATCCACAAAAATCACAAAGATAGCTAACAAAGTTTAGCGACATCAAATGAAGCTAGAACAAGGACGCTGATAATACGCCTCATCTCATCCAACCAAAAATCTTCTTCTCTCATTATCTGTAGACTTAGCAAGGACAACATTTAGACATCAATTATGCAAAGAGAGTTGTTCCTTTTAGAAAGCAAagtgttcttcttctttataaaGTATCACCGCCATACAGCGGAAGAGAGAAATAAGTTTCTCATGATCAAGCAATCGGCAAACAACATTAGATATGTCGAAAAGagaccaaattaaaaataaacagaGAGAGATAGAATTTTACTTGTTCGGACTTGTATGTAACCACACGGCAGAGCAGCGACAAGAACGTGGCGGCCAACACCAGTGCTGTAGTGTGGGTGAGTCACTTCAGAGCTGTTGCCCGTGGCTTCCTTGTTGAAGGAAGAGACAGAGAGATGAGGGGCTTTGTGTGAGGAAAAGGACCAAGGAGGGTTTAGACTGTAAGAGAGAcatggaaaatgttttactggtgttttaacttttaatggtcaaacaaaaaaaaaacaaaaaaacaaaattgaaaaaatattgtaattttttataatttaaaaaaaatatatatattgcatatataaacttttttataaaaaattttataatttgttgacgtagtaagtgattttttttatttataaatgtagtgagtgattattggtaaataaaaaagtgatattattagTGAGCCCAAATAAGAATTAATAAGAagtttaaaaagtaaaaaagttatATTAGTAATATGTTCATATAAGACCTAGGAGTTTGTGTGATTTGAGTCTTTCTTATTTGTATGAACTTGAATTCTGAATTAAGATAACTACATATTGTGATTACATTGCTTGTTCCCTTATTTTTCTTAGTTGAATATTTTGTACTTTTGAAGTCCTATTAATTTAGGCAATGGCAGAGCCCATCAATTTGGTGCGAAGTCTTGTCTTGCAAGTAGTTCTTTTCAAGATAGTTTGTATTCTCACAAACAAATTGGCGACCGCAGTGGGAGTACATGCCACTCCTTATAAGAAAAATGAGGAATAATAGCAATGAGAATAATTCTGGTTCTTCTAATTTTGTAGAACCAAGTCTAGTTTCACGACCTATTACAGAGCATGGTGAATCTGGACATAATGGATTACATTCAGatttaaatccaaattttttagAGGTAATCCTATGACAATTTAATCAAATGAAAGATGATGTAGTTGCACGTTTTGACTACATGAGTGATGAGAtgaaactatttaaagaaaaccaACATTTGGTTCATCGAATCATTGTTGCAATTGGCAAAGATAAACCCTTAAATGAGCCAAACGTGGGAGCAAATAATGACTTTGTTGTTGGACTGGGTTCAGGAATGAATAATAATCCTTTATTGGAGAATTTCCAAAATATGGAAATTCCTTTAGGATTAGGAAACACCCCTTTTACTGAGAATTCCCCAAGAATGGAGAGTATCCTTCATCAAGGTTTTCAGATCCGGACCATTCATTGAACGGTTAaaaggagaggttcaaggtttttgaagtcgaaccggggtcgaaccgtgatgatgtcataattaattaaagcctaaatatagatattgaatttataaaactagcaaaattgataatatatctatatatgtgagggaaatttaatgattttcaagcatatatttaataattaaataagaaagttaataaaataaaataataaccatgaaaacattaaaatttatgattaattttggaagtaaagttgaatatctttgaaggattttaattataattttttttattccttataagagatggataatttaattaagtagaataaaattgtaaaaaaaaaaaaaaaattgctaaggggttggaccgcacggttctcACCGGTTCGTACGGTCCAACCCCAGTTTTAGCGGTtcacggaattaacaaaaaatctggttctttatgcttaaaaaatcaattttcatccTGATTCCCGGTTTTTACGATCCGACCTCCCGGTCCGGTCCGGTTCTGAAAACTATGTCCTTCATTTGATTAACCCACCAAGAATAGAAAATGTTCTTCATATTGAAAATTCTCACAGAAATGAGAATAATGATCATGTGACTATGAATGTTccaataaaaacagaaaatgctCTTCGTGGAAATAACCATCGCACGAGAAACAATCATCGCAATGGAGTTCCTCAAAGGAATACTAATAACCCAGGAGTAGAAATCCCTTAAGGTGACATTGATTTCCCTAGGAATGAGGGAAACCCATAATTATTTATAGATAATGGGTTTGACAATGGTCAAGAGAATGAACTTGGGCATGAAATGGCTCAATTTCAGCAATATCCAAGAAGGGATAATGCTAATAGAAACAGAGCAAATCCTAGATTTGCACAGCGAAGGTAGAGGGCTAAAAACAATAGAATGGCCTTGGAAAGAAATAATCAGCATAATGATCGATTtgaaatcaaacaaaataatttagaacgaAATCAAGTAGAGGCGCATAATTATAATGGTCATAATGATGAAGTCCACAATAGAATGGACCAAATCTTAGAAATCTTGGAACACACACATGGTCCAGTATTTCAAAGACATAGGCCAATTTATAGGAAGCCATATCCAGAGTGGATTGATAGAGAACCATATCCAAGAGGGTTTAGAATCCCAGAATTTTCTACATTTTTCTGGAGAAGATGACAAGACTATACTGGAACATGTGTCCAGATTCACAATACAGTGCGGAGAGGTCTCAAacaatgaaaattgtaaaatgaaGTTATTCCCAAGCTCTTTGACTGGACAAGCATTTGCTTGGTATTCATCTTTACCTCCTAATTCTCTAAATCCATGGGCTGAATTAGAGGACAAATTCCAAACACATTTCTCTCGCACAAATTTGAGAGTGTCAATTGCTAATTTGGCAAGATTAAGACAAAGGCCAAATGAAACTGTAGAGCAGTTCATTATGCAGTTTTAAAGAGCCCGCATGCGTTGTCAAATTGTTCTCCCAGAGAGAGAATATGTCAAGTTCGCTGTAGATGGTTTAGATTTcgaatttagaaaaaaattcgAAGGGGTGACATTCTTTGATCTATATGAATTGTCTGATAGGGCTTCTAGGTACGATAGTCTcattaaagaagaaagaaacaagaatAATTCTACATATGGGACTTATTTTCATGACCCTAACTATGAAGTAGACATTGCAGAATTTATAGGTCATAATCCCCAAGTATGTGATGTACTAGATAAGAAAAACATTAGGCTAAGTTAGCGTATAAACTTTCAGCACCTATAAGAGATTACTCATTTGACATAGAGAAGTCTAATGAAATCTTTGATTGGTAGTTAGAAGCCAAGTTGATAAATTTGGTAGGCAGACACAAAATACCAGCCAAGGCAGAAACATGTGGTAGGGATTACTGTATATGGCATAATGCATTTACACATCAAACAAAAGATTGTGTAACCTTTTGGAATGTTAttcaagataaaattgaaaGAGGAATCTTGAAATTCCCTGAAAAGCCTAAAGAGCAAATGAAAGCAGATATTGATCCCTTTTCGCCTTTGCATGATTTAAATATGATTTCAGCtgattttgaatctttgattaGTAGTTTCAAAAATGATGAGAACTCAAAATGTAATGTATATCAATGTGTTAATGTGCAAGGTAAACAATCATTGCACCTCACTCCAGGGATGAAGAGACTGAAAATCAATGAAGGATCTTTCCATAAGAGTAAATAAATATGGCTCACATGGTAAAGAAAACTTCTTTCAGGACAACCAAGGCCTACAACTTATAAAGAAGCATTACAAAAGCATAATTCTTTTTCAGATGATCAAGTTTTTGATTCTGATGAAGGTGATTGCTTGTGTGAGCGGTGTAGTCGCATAATGGTGCAAGTTTTTGGAAAAGTGGCTGTTGGGATAAAATCTCCTCTAAGCGATACTGATTTTGGGCCAATTGTTGAACCTAAAAAAGTTGAATCAGTGTTTTCAAGAGTAGAAAAGCCAAAACAACTTCGCACCTTCAAACCTCCAATAGGGGAGCCAAATAAATGGTACTCCATGGAATTTGTTAGTGTTAAACCACCATAAAAGCGTCATTTTAAATATGGATATGACCCATATTTCCCACAAATGACAAGAACACAAAGGAAACGCTGGCTTAGATAGCAAATGTATAAGTCTCAAGAGCCAATACAAACTCCTGAAATTTCTAATGATGCACCACTTAACAAGGCAAAGGAAATTAAAGTTGAAATACAGCAAAAAGGAGGCATATTAACTCCTAAATATGTGAAGACATCACCAAGTGCTATTCGGTTGATAGGAAATGAAAAGAGTATGCAAAGAACCAAAAGTGACAATAATATGCAACAAAGAATGTTTGAATCAAAGCAACTTGTACAAAGTGAAATGGTTCAGGATATACCTAAAAAAGAGAACCAAGAACTAGTGCAACAAGATCACAAGAAATTAGAGAGATGCACAAGTGATTTGCAGTCTAATCGAATGGATGATAACACAGTCACTGTATACATTGCAAGCAGGCCACAAAacgaaataaaaggaaaagaaatatcGAAAGAAAAAGTGATGCAAGAGGACAGATTGGCTGAATCAGAAACTGAAGAAAAAAGCGAAGGTATAATCAATTCAATCATTCCATTCTAGGAGATTAAAGGAAATGAGTTTTTGGAGGAACTTGGAGATGCAGATATGATGGAAGGCCTCAAGGATATTGAAGGCTAGGATGATTTGGAAGCATTCAATGAGTTTGGAGAGGAACTCgaattggaacaaaaaaaaatccaataatatGGAATGTAATGTGATCACATTGCCAATAGAGTTTATGGCAAAACAGAACATTACCAAAGATGGAGAGCATAATTCTAAAAGCTCAAATGCTCAAGGGGCATGTCATATCCTATTAACAAATGAAGAGATGGAGAATTTAGAACCTAAAGCAGAGGCAAAGCTGGAATTCCCACCAagtaaaattatgtaaaattatCTTTGAGAAATCATCTAAAAGAATGTCACAGCATTTAAAGCCTTTATTCATTAAAGTTCACATGGATGGAATACCTATTAATAGAGTTTTAGTAGATAATGGTGctacaattaatattttgccTTGGggaatgttgaaaaaaaaacaataaaata
This genomic stretch from Quercus lobata isolate SW786 chromosome 3, ValleyOak3.0 Primary Assembly, whole genome shotgun sequence harbors:
- the LOC115981797 gene encoding pentatricopeptide repeat-containing protein At4g19191, mitochondrial-like — its product is MKQNGMEPNNWTFPFLAKACTKVSNFKCSQIIHSHVMKSPFWSDVFVQTAMVDMYVKCNQLDDAYNLFVRMSMRDVASWNAILHGFAQSGFLDRVSHLLHDMKFSGIQPDSVTVMGLTRAVLHTKSLKLVKSLHSFAIQIGIDVDVLLANTWIAAYAKCGDLGLAEVVFNEIDIVTRTVVSWNSMIAGCANFANFVGAVNYYKCMLHEGFRPDLSTIVSLLSSCVQPEALFQGMLIHSHGIKLGCDLYICVVNTLVSMYSKCGDVDSARFLFDSMSDRTCVSWTVMISIYAEKGDMNEALTLFNAMEAAGDIPDLVTMLSLISGCGQIGALELGKWIDNYSISNGLKDNLIICNAFIDMYAKCGCINDARDLFYAIPVRSLVSWTTMIAGCALNGDFTEALNLFSQMVELGLKPNHITFLAALQACSHGGLLEKGWEYFGMMTRKYNINPGVDHYSCMVDLLGRRGNLKEALEFIHLMPIKPDAGIWGALLGACKVHRNVEIGEYVSHRLFELEPQVAVPYAEMANIYASKGRWDGVAAIRTMMKSNKVRKSPGQSLVQVKGKTHIFTVEHRDHPEGRLIYMMLDSLNLHLKKARLQLSSEADMIAVKPHSFQVD